The genomic region TCGAATTGCCGGGCGTCGCACGCCTTGCGAAGGGACGCGGCGTCGAGCTGGTTCATGTGGGATGGTTTCGTTGCAGAGTATGACGTGTAATTACAAAGGGAGCCGGGGCGCTGACGTTCCATGAGATCTAAAATGGGTGCCGGCTCGAGGATGACAGCACTGGGGATCATTTTGCAGAAGTTGGGATATATGGTATTATAAATGATCAGGTACAATACGATACCAGAAACCAGCCCTGAAGTCTGCTATGGATACTTCCCTGCAATCGATACTGGACGCCTTTCACGATCTGCTTTTTCTCTTTTCGGAAGAGGGGGTCATCAAGGAGTACCTCTCTCCGGGCAGGCAGGACAGGCCGGTGTTATCCGTAAACGATTTTTTAGGGAAACATTACCGGGATGTAATGCCCCCTCATGTGAGCAAAAAACTGGACCAGGCCATTGAACACCTGGATCGGAAGGAGACCGATTTCAAATTTGACTACAGCATCGAACTCGACGGGGAAAAATCCTGGTTCGTGGCCGTGGTGTCCAAGGTAGACCTGGGAGACAAGACGGCATACCTGGCGGCGGTGCGTGACATCACCGAGCGGAAAAACAAGGAGCTGTTGCTCCAGGGCGTGCTGAATACCGCGCCGAGCGGTATTTTCGTGTACCGTGCCATACGGAATGCCGATGATGAAATTGTGGATTTCGAAATCAGCCAGGTGAACCGCTCGGTCGAACAACTTACCGGCGTGTCCCCTGAGGAGCTCGTAGGATTGAGAGTGACCACCATGATTCCTAATAATTCCCAGGCGGAGATACTGGAACAGTTCAAGATCGTCGTAAACACCGGGGAGATGGTGGATTTCGAATATCATGATAAGGAGGGCCTCGGCAAACCGTCCTGGTACAAGTGCAAGTCAGCAAAATTCCGGGACGGAGTGGTGAGCTCGTTCCAGGACATCACCGAACTGAAGGAATACCAGGAAAAGCTCGTACGGAAGAACCAGGAGCTGAAGAATCTGAACCGGCAGAAAGACAAACTGCATTCCGTCATAGCCCACGATCTCACCAATGCTGTATCCGGGTCCGAAGCTGCCTGGGATTTCATCTTTGAGGAGTATGACACTCTCTCGGAAGAGGAGCTGCTGGAATTCCTGCACGCGTTGCGGGAAAATAACAGGAACGCCAATAGGCTGCTGAAAGATCTCTTGATGTGGTCCAGGAACCAGTTTCAAGAGGTGGAGGCAAATTCCGAAATCATTCCTCTGGCTGAAGTTGCCGACCAGGCATTTCAAGGCGTCAAGTCAAAGGCCGACGATAAAGAGATTGCACTGAAAAATCGGGTTCCAGGACAGACGACCGTCAAAGCCGATCCCAACATGTTGAAAACCATATTACGCAACCTGGTCGGCAACGGCATCAAGTTCACTCCCGAAGGTGGGGAAGTCACGGTGGAGGCCGTTCAAAAGGATCAGGAAGTAAAAATTACCGTATC from Balneolaceae bacterium harbors:
- a CDS encoding ATP-binding protein, which gives rise to MDTSLQSILDAFHDLLFLFSEEGVIKEYLSPGRQDRPVLSVNDFLGKHYRDVMPPHVSKKLDQAIEHLDRKETDFKFDYSIELDGEKSWFVAVVSKVDLGDKTAYLAAVRDITERKNKELLLQGVLNTAPSGIFVYRAIRNADDEIVDFEISQVNRSVEQLTGVSPEELVGLRVTTMIPNNSQAEILEQFKIVVNTGEMVDFEYHDKEGLGKPSWYKCKSAKFRDGVVSSFQDITELKEYQEKLVRKNQELKNLNRQKDKLHSVIAHDLTNAVSGSEAAWDFIFEEYDTLSEEELLEFLHALRENNRNANRLLKDLLMWSRNQFQEVEANSEIIPLAEVADQAFQGVKSKADDKEIALKNRVPGQTTVKADPNMLKTILRNLVGNGIKFTPEGGEVTVEAVQKDQEVKITVSDTGVGMDRETLEKALDKTNNFTSHGTSGEKGSGLGLDLCHDFLEKQGSKLMAESEPGKGTSFYFTLPAGTS